TCATCGTGGTCAGGTCCAGCGGCAGCGCGTCACGGGTGCTGAGGCGTGCGTTGATGTTTGACGTGCAAATCTCCACCGTAAGACCGGTGATACCCCTGGCCAGTAGCTTTTTCAGCGGTTTGATCTTGTGATGTGCAGCGAAGTTCGTGGACTTGAGCAAGGTGTTGTAGTGCGGTTTGAAATGGTTGATCAGCGCCGCTTCCGCCAAGGTGATCACCTCATCGCGGTTCAGTCGCACTGAGCGCAGCCGCTCGAAGTGCGCGTGCTCCTCCTGCTCGCTGGCAAGCGGGTCGAGGTTGAGGTCGCCGCCATTGCTGATCATTGTCCGGCCGTATTCGAAGCGATACAGCAGCAGCGAAATCTCCAGCTCCGGGTGGTTGGTCGAGGCCTCGGCCAGGATGCGTTGCAAGGTGGTGTGGTTGAGCAAACGGTCGACAGCGCTACGCGAATTGACTCGGCCGATACCCTGGCCGACGTACAGCACGTCCATATCCCGGTGGTCGGCTTCAAGCGCACTGCTGGCGCTCGCGACCACGATATGCGCGGCGGTGGTGACCTGTCGTGAGGCAGTGATGATCTGCAAATGCGTGCCGTTTGGCGCAACGGTTACTTGTTCGATGGCATCGTGATCGTCCGGTGTGATCGGCGGGATGTCATAGCGAAAAGGCACGGACTGCACCCCCAGCTCGTCCATCACCAGGAAACTGCCGTGGAGTGTGCGGTCGAGCAATTGAACGTCGTAGGGGTTGATCAGCACCCGGCGCCGCGCGGTGATGAGGTAGATATTACTGCCTGCAATCAGCTCGCGGTAACGGGCATCATCCTTGGCCCGATACAGGTCGGCGGGGGTGAGTACCGAGGGCGGGCTGGAGTAGAGATGGGTGGCGCCTTCGGCGCTGAATTGGCGTAGGAGGGTGTTGATGTTCTGCATGGCTTGTCCTTGTTTGTGAGTGGGATTACCACCATTTCCAGCGGCCTTGTTTTTTCAGGGTCGCGATGATGTCTTCGCGCTTGTGGCGGATGTCTACCATCTTGTGGCGCAGTTCGCGGCAGCGATTGCTGTTGAGGATCAACAGGCCGGTCAAGGGGCAGAGCAGGCAGATGGCGTAAAGGTAAGTGTTGGGGCGGTAGGCGATGGTGGGAAGTGCTACCAACAGGCAGATGAGGTATATCGCGACGTTTATCCAGACCCAATGGATGCGGCCGTAGAGCACTTCGTATTTGGCGAGGGCGAATACTGCGCCAAGTCCTGTAGCGCCGAAAAAAGATGTTTTGGTGGCAAAACCTGTGGGGCACGTCGAGAGATAAGTGAGCATTGCCAGGATTGCCGTCAATCCTATTGAGGCGCATGCGACAAGCAGGTCTGCTCCGATTACCGGCATGTACCGCTTGATTAATGTCCAAGGGTTTTCAATAAAGACGGCCGAGTAATATTCGTTTTTTATTCCGTTCTGCTTGCTCACTGGCTGAGTTCCTCGTAGATGCCTATTGCGAGCGTCCTGACATTTCCGTTGGTTGCACTACTGGTGAAGCTAAGCGTCGCAGCCAGTACGTCCATAATGTGGGTAGCGGTTGCATGCTGCATCTTTGCGGCGCTGATACGCTTGGGGAGTCTGCCCTTGGCTTTTTCCAACTTGAGCAATTTGGGCGTTAACCTCGGGTCTCGAATGCTCAGCAACTCATCATTGAGTTTAGCCCGCTCCTGGCGAGTCAATCCTTTGAGTGCTTGGCGGACGGATTTTCCGGATACGCTTGTGGTTGTAGTAATGGCTTTCACTGTGACTAACATCGAAGTTGAAACGCCCAGCAATGCCACTCCGTCCAGCACTACCGTTGCGTCTTGATACCAGGATTCGCTATCTAAATAATCATTGAATTCCGGGAAAGCGGCTTCTGACCCCGTTCGGAGGACACCAGCGATACACTGCGCCGTACCCGCCACCGCTGCGGCCTGACCCATGAAGGAAATCACCGCGCTCGTCCCAGCTGTAAAAGGCATCAGTGCAAAACCACTTGAAATCACCACCCAGCTCAGTATCGCCCCCGCACACGTCACCGCCGTATTCAACGCTTCACTCACCAACCGCGATTCCCGCGGCTCATGCTCCAACATCCGCTTGAACTCCACCGGCCCTACATAGCGAGGCGCCTCACGCAACACCACCTTAATGGGCTGCACACTGCAAATCGCCTGGAACTCACGCAGCGTGACCACGTTGAAGCCCTCATCGATATACACCACGCCCGCACCAATCAGCGCCGGATCGCTGTCGATGGCGAAGAACAGTCGACGCAGGTCGATGCTGTTTTCAATGCGTTGGCGGGTAGTGTGGTGGGCCGAGGGAAATCCATCCTTGAGCAGGGCGGTTGTCATTCCTTAACTCCTGGGTTTTTGGGGAGTCGAGAGAGTAAAGACGCAGCAGCGCAAATTAATGTCGGATGTTTCGTCTTTTCAAGACGGGCACTTCCCGATCCAGCTTTGCCATCTTGTGAGCGCCGTCTCGATTCGGGAACGGTGCGCCCCACGTCACTCCCGACGAACAACAGGACAAGGAACCAACATGGCAGTCGATATGTTTTTGAAACTGGGCGATATCAAGGGTGAATCACGGGACCAGGCCCATCGCGACGAGATTGATATCACCGAATGGGCGTGGGGGCTGTCGCAGACCGGGTCAATGCATTCAGGCACCGGCGGGGGCTCGGGCAAGGTCAACATTGCCAACCTGAACCTGAAAAAGCCGCTGGATAAATCCAGCCCTAACCTGATGATGGCCTGCGCCAGCGGCAAGCATTATCCCGAAGCACGATTGGTGGTGCGCAAAGCGGGCGGTTCCAGCCCAGTGGAGTATCTGGTGATCACCCTGAAGGAAGTGATGGTGGTGTCCTACGGCACCGGTGCCAATAATCAGGACGATGTGCTCTTCGACAGCATCGCCTTGAATTTCGCCACCGTTGACGTCAGCTACCAAGCTCAGAAAGCCGATGGTGCCAAGGAGGGTGGGCCCGTGAGGTTCGGCTGGAATATCCGGCAGAACGTGAAGGCCTGAAGTCGCTCTCATAGCGGCGAAGCACGGGCGGGTTGATGAAAATCAATCCCCACGTGGTTGGGTACGCCGCGTCCTCGCACCGCCAGTTGCACCGCGTCGTCGTTGATCCGGCGCCGCTGTGGCCAGAGCCAGGCGAGCACATCCGGGGCCAATTGGCCAATGCCGATAAAGCGTTCGAC
The sequence above is drawn from the Pseudomonas quebecensis genome and encodes:
- a CDS encoding NAD synthetase, coding for MTTALLKDGFPSAHHTTRQRIENSIDLRRLFFAIDSDPALIGAGVVYIDEGFNVVTLREFQAICSVQPIKVVLREAPRYVGPVEFKRMLEHEPRESRLVSEALNTAVTCAGAILSWVVISSGFALMPFTAGTSAVISFMGQAAAVAGTAQCIAGVLRTGSEAAFPEFNDYLDSESWYQDATVVLDGVALLGVSTSMLVTVKAITTTTSVSGKSVRQALKGLTRQERAKLNDELLSIRDPRLTPKLLKLEKAKGRLPKRISAAKMQHATATHIMDVLAATLSFTSSATNGNVRTLAIGIYEELSQ
- a CDS encoding Hcp family type VI secretion system effector, encoding MAVDMFLKLGDIKGESRDQAHRDEIDITEWAWGLSQTGSMHSGTGGGSGKVNIANLNLKKPLDKSSPNLMMACASGKHYPEARLVVRKAGGSSPVEYLVITLKEVMVVSYGTGANNQDDVLFDSIALNFATVDVSYQAQKADGAKEGGPVRFGWNIRQNVKA